A part of Saimiri boliviensis isolate mSaiBol1 chromosome 13, mSaiBol1.pri, whole genome shotgun sequence genomic DNA contains:
- the MBD1 gene encoding methyl-CpG-binding domain protein 1 isoform X37: protein MGGFRLRTGRNGAQNSDRLLLLPVASMAEDWLDCPALGPGWKRREVFRKSGATCGRSDTYYQSPTGDRIRSKVELTRYLGPACDLSLFDFKQGILCYPAPKAHSVAVTSKKRKKPSRPSKTRKHQVGPQGGEVRKRQVGPQSGEIRKEAPKDETKADTVTVPASFPAPGCCENCGISFSGDSTQRQRLKTLCKDCRAQRIAFNREQRMFKRVGCGECAACQVTEDCGACSTCLLQLPHDVASGLFCKCERRRCLRIVERSRGCGVCRGCQTQEDCGRCRICLRPPRPGLRRQWKCVQRRCLRGKHGRRRGACDSKMAARRRPSAQPLPPPPPSQPPEPTEPHPRALAPSPPAEFIYYCVDEDELQPYTNRRQNRKCGACAACLRRMDCGRCDFCCDKPKFGGSNQKRQKCRWRQCLQFAMKRLLPSVWSESEDGAGSPPPYRRRKRPSSAQRHHLGPTLKPTLDTRTARPDRTQAPSKQEAGGGFVLPPPGTDLVFLREGASSPVQVPGPVAASTEARLQVKQEKADTQDEWTPGTAVLTSPVLVPGCPSKAVDPGLPSVKQEPPDPEEDKEENKDDSASKLAPEEEAGGAGTPVITEIFSLGGTRFRDTAVWLPRSKDLKKPGARKQ, encoded by the exons ATGGGGGGATTTAGGCTCAGGACGGGAAGGAATGGAGCGCAGAACTCTGACAG GCTACTGCTGCTTCCCGTGGCCTCCATGGCTGAGGACTGGCTGGACTGCCCAGCCCTGGGCCCTGGCTGGAAGCGCCGTGAAGTCTTTCGCAAGTCAGGGGCTACCTGTGGACGCTCAGACACCTATTACCAGAG CCCCACAGGAGACAGGATCCGAAGCAAAGTCGAGCTGACTCGATACCTGGGCCCTGCGTGTGATCTCTCCCTCTTCGACTTCAAACAAGGCATCTTGTGTTATCCAGCCCCCAAG GCCCATTCTGTGGCTGTCACCAGCAAGAAGCGAAAGAAGCCTTCCAGACCATCCAAGACTCGAAAACATCAGGTTGGACCCCAGGGTGGTGAGGTCAGGAAACGTCAGGTTGGACCCCAGAGTGGTGAGATCAGGAAAGAGGCCCCAAAGGATGAGACCAAGGCTGACACTGTCACAGTCCCAGCTTCATTCCCTGCTCCTGG ATGCTGTGAGAACTGTGGAATCAGCTTCTCAGGGGATAGCACCCAAAGACAGCGGCTCAAAACATTGTGCAAAGACTGCCGAG CACAGAGAATTGCGTTCAACAGGGAACAGAGAATGTTTAAG CGTGTGGGCTGTGGGGAGTGTGCAGCCTGCCAGGTAACAGAAGACTGTGGGGCCTGCTCCACCTGCCTCCTGCAGCTGCCCCATGATGTGGCATCGGGGCTGTTCTGCAAGTGTGAGCGGAGACGCTGCCTCCGGATTGTGGAAAGG AGCCGAGGGTGTGGAGTATGCCGGGGCTGTCAGACCCAAGAGGACTGTGGCCGTTGCCGCATCTGCCTTCGCCCTCCCCGCCCTGGTCTCAGGCGCCAGTGGAAATGTGTCCAGCGACGTTGCCTACGG GGTAAACATGGCCGCCGCAGGGGAGCCTGTGACTCCAAGATGGCTGCCAGGCGGCGTCCCAGTGCCCAGCCAttgcctccacctccaccatcacAGCCCCCCGAGCCCACAGAGCCG CACCCCAGAGCCCTGGCCCCCTCGCCACCTGCCGAGTTCATCTATTACTGTGTAGACGAGGACGAGCTA cagcCCTACACGAACCGCCGGCAGAACCGCAAGTGCGGGGCCTGTGCAGCCTGCCTACGGCGGATGGACTGTGGCCGCTGCGACTTCTGCTGCGACAAGCCCAAATTCGGGGGCAGCAACCAGAAGCGCCAGAAGTGTCGTTGGCGCCAATGCCTGCAGTTTGCCATG AAGCGGCTGCTGCCCAGTGTCTGGTCAGAGTCTGAGGATGGGGCAGGATCGCCTCCACCTTACCGTCGTCGAAAGAGGCCCAGCTCTGCCCAACGGCACCATCTTGGCCCTACCTTGAAGCCCACCTTGGATACACGCACAGCCCGACCAGACCGTACCCAGGCTCCATCGAAGCAGGAAGCAGGTGGTGGCTTTGTGCTGCCTCCGCCTGGCACTGACCTTGTGTTTTTACGGGAGGGCGCAAGCAGTCCTGTGCAGGTGCCGGGCCCTGTTGCAGCTTCCACGGAAGCCCGGTTGCAG GTGAAGCAAGAGAAGGCGGATACCCAGGACGAGTGGACACCAGGCACAGCTGTCCTGACTTCTCCCGTATTGGTGCCTGGCTGCCCTAGCAAG GCAGTAGACCCAGGCCTGCCATCTGTGAAGCAAGAGCCACCTGACCCTGAGGAGGACAAGGAGGAGAACAAGGATGACTCTGCCTCCAAATTGGCcccagaggaggaggcaggaggggctggcACACCCGTG ATCACGGAGATTTTCAGCCTGGGTGGAACCCGCTTCCGAGACACAGCGGTCTGGTTGCCAAG GTCCAAAGACCTTAAAAAACCTGGAGCTAGAAAGCAGTAG
- the MBD1 gene encoding methyl-CpG-binding domain protein 1 isoform X23, with the protein MGGFRLRTGRNGAQNSDRLLLLPVASMAEDWLDCPALGPGWKRREVFRKSGATCGRSDTYYQSPTGDRIRSKVELTRYLGPACDLSLFDFKQGILCYPAPKAHSVAVTSKKRKKPSRPSKTRKHQVGPQGGEVRKRQVGPQSGEIRKEAPKDETKADTVTVPASFPAPGCCENCGISFSGDSTQRQRLKTLCKDCRAQRIAFNREQRMFKRVGCGECAACQVTEDCGACSTCLLQLPHDVASGLFCKCERRRCLRIVERSRGCGVCRGCQTQEDCGRCRICLRPPRPGLRRQWKCVQRRCLRGKHGRRRGACDSKMAARRRPSAQPLPPPPPSQPPEPTEPHPRALAPSPPAEFIYYCVDEDELPYTNRRQNRKCGACAACLRRMDCGRCDFCCDKPKFGGSNQKRQKCRWRQCLQFAMKRLLPSVWSESEDGAGSPPPYRRRKRPSSAQRHHLGPTLKPTLDTRTARPDRTQAPSKQEAGGGFVLPPPGTDLVFLREGASSPVQVPGPVAASTEARLQEAQCSGLSWVVALPQVKQEKADTQDEWTPGTAVLTSPVLVPGCPSKAVDPGLPSVKQEPPDPEEDKEENKDDSASKLAPEEEAGGAGTPVITEIFSLGGTRFRDTAVWLPRGGTREGKMDVKCGRPRTQWRRQARAGTDEDGLEPMSVSLHLQLR; encoded by the exons ATGGGGGGATTTAGGCTCAGGACGGGAAGGAATGGAGCGCAGAACTCTGACAG GCTACTGCTGCTTCCCGTGGCCTCCATGGCTGAGGACTGGCTGGACTGCCCAGCCCTGGGCCCTGGCTGGAAGCGCCGTGAAGTCTTTCGCAAGTCAGGGGCTACCTGTGGACGCTCAGACACCTATTACCAGAG CCCCACAGGAGACAGGATCCGAAGCAAAGTCGAGCTGACTCGATACCTGGGCCCTGCGTGTGATCTCTCCCTCTTCGACTTCAAACAAGGCATCTTGTGTTATCCAGCCCCCAAG GCCCATTCTGTGGCTGTCACCAGCAAGAAGCGAAAGAAGCCTTCCAGACCATCCAAGACTCGAAAACATCAGGTTGGACCCCAGGGTGGTGAGGTCAGGAAACGTCAGGTTGGACCCCAGAGTGGTGAGATCAGGAAAGAGGCCCCAAAGGATGAGACCAAGGCTGACACTGTCACAGTCCCAGCTTCATTCCCTGCTCCTGG ATGCTGTGAGAACTGTGGAATCAGCTTCTCAGGGGATAGCACCCAAAGACAGCGGCTCAAAACATTGTGCAAAGACTGCCGAG CACAGAGAATTGCGTTCAACAGGGAACAGAGAATGTTTAAG CGTGTGGGCTGTGGGGAGTGTGCAGCCTGCCAGGTAACAGAAGACTGTGGGGCCTGCTCCACCTGCCTCCTGCAGCTGCCCCATGATGTGGCATCGGGGCTGTTCTGCAAGTGTGAGCGGAGACGCTGCCTCCGGATTGTGGAAAGG AGCCGAGGGTGTGGAGTATGCCGGGGCTGTCAGACCCAAGAGGACTGTGGCCGTTGCCGCATCTGCCTTCGCCCTCCCCGCCCTGGTCTCAGGCGCCAGTGGAAATGTGTCCAGCGACGTTGCCTACGG GGTAAACATGGCCGCCGCAGGGGAGCCTGTGACTCCAAGATGGCTGCCAGGCGGCGTCCCAGTGCCCAGCCAttgcctccacctccaccatcacAGCCCCCCGAGCCCACAGAGCCG CACCCCAGAGCCCTGGCCCCCTCGCCACCTGCCGAGTTCATCTATTACTGTGTAGACGAGGACGAGCTA cCCTACACGAACCGCCGGCAGAACCGCAAGTGCGGGGCCTGTGCAGCCTGCCTACGGCGGATGGACTGTGGCCGCTGCGACTTCTGCTGCGACAAGCCCAAATTCGGGGGCAGCAACCAGAAGCGCCAGAAGTGTCGTTGGCGCCAATGCCTGCAGTTTGCCATG AAGCGGCTGCTGCCCAGTGTCTGGTCAGAGTCTGAGGATGGGGCAGGATCGCCTCCACCTTACCGTCGTCGAAAGAGGCCCAGCTCTGCCCAACGGCACCATCTTGGCCCTACCTTGAAGCCCACCTTGGATACACGCACAGCCCGACCAGACCGTACCCAGGCTCCATCGAAGCAGGAAGCAGGTGGTGGCTTTGTGCTGCCTCCGCCTGGCACTGACCTTGTGTTTTTACGGGAGGGCGCAAGCAGTCCTGTGCAGGTGCCGGGCCCTGTTGCAGCTTCCACGGAAGCCCGGTTGCAG GAGGCCCAGTGCTCTGGCCTGAGTTGGGTTGTGGCCTTACCCCAGGTGAAGCAAGAGAAGGCGGATACCCAGGACGAGTGGACACCAGGCACAGCTGTCCTGACTTCTCCCGTATTGGTGCCTGGCTGCCCTAGCAAG GCAGTAGACCCAGGCCTGCCATCTGTGAAGCAAGAGCCACCTGACCCTGAGGAGGACAAGGAGGAGAACAAGGATGACTCTGCCTCCAAATTGGCcccagaggaggaggcaggaggggctggcACACCCGTG ATCACGGAGATTTTCAGCCTGGGTGGAACCCGCTTCCGAGACACAGCGGTCTGGTTGCCAAG
- the MBD1 gene encoding methyl-CpG-binding domain protein 1 isoform X32: protein MGGFRLRTGRNGAQNSDRLLLLPVASMAEDWLDCPALGPGWKRREVFRKSGATCGRSDTYYQSPTGDRIRSKVELTRYLGPACDLSLFDFKQGILCYPAPKAHSVAVTSKKRKKPSRPSKTRKHQVGPQGGEVRKRQVGPQSGEIRKEAPKDETKADTVTVPASFPAPGCCENCGISFSGDSTQRQRLKTLCKDCRAQRIAFNREQRMFKRVGCGECAACQVTEDCGACSTCLLQLPHDVASGLFCKCERRRCLRIVERSRGCGVCRGCQTQEDCGRCRICLRPPRPGLRRQWKCVQRRCLRHLAHRLRRRHQRCQRRTPLTVAPPTGKHGRRRGACDSKMAARRRPSAQPLPPPPPSQPPEPTEPQPYTNRRQNRKCGACAACLRRMDCGRCDFCCDKPKFGGSNQKRQKCRWRQCLQFAMKRLLPSVWSESEDGAGSPPPYRRRKRPSSAQRHHLGPTLKPTLDTRTARPDRTQAPSKQEAGGGFVLPPPGTDLVFLREGASSPVQVPGPVAASTEARLQEAQCSGLSWVVALPQVKQEKADTQDEWTPGTAVLTSPVLVPGCPSKAVDPGLPSVKQEPPDPEEDKEENKDDSASKLAPEEEAGGAGTPVITEIFSLGGTRFRDTAVWLPRSKDLKKPGARKQ from the exons ATGGGGGGATTTAGGCTCAGGACGGGAAGGAATGGAGCGCAGAACTCTGACAG GCTACTGCTGCTTCCCGTGGCCTCCATGGCTGAGGACTGGCTGGACTGCCCAGCCCTGGGCCCTGGCTGGAAGCGCCGTGAAGTCTTTCGCAAGTCAGGGGCTACCTGTGGACGCTCAGACACCTATTACCAGAG CCCCACAGGAGACAGGATCCGAAGCAAAGTCGAGCTGACTCGATACCTGGGCCCTGCGTGTGATCTCTCCCTCTTCGACTTCAAACAAGGCATCTTGTGTTATCCAGCCCCCAAG GCCCATTCTGTGGCTGTCACCAGCAAGAAGCGAAAGAAGCCTTCCAGACCATCCAAGACTCGAAAACATCAGGTTGGACCCCAGGGTGGTGAGGTCAGGAAACGTCAGGTTGGACCCCAGAGTGGTGAGATCAGGAAAGAGGCCCCAAAGGATGAGACCAAGGCTGACACTGTCACAGTCCCAGCTTCATTCCCTGCTCCTGG ATGCTGTGAGAACTGTGGAATCAGCTTCTCAGGGGATAGCACCCAAAGACAGCGGCTCAAAACATTGTGCAAAGACTGCCGAG CACAGAGAATTGCGTTCAACAGGGAACAGAGAATGTTTAAG CGTGTGGGCTGTGGGGAGTGTGCAGCCTGCCAGGTAACAGAAGACTGTGGGGCCTGCTCCACCTGCCTCCTGCAGCTGCCCCATGATGTGGCATCGGGGCTGTTCTGCAAGTGTGAGCGGAGACGCTGCCTCCGGATTGTGGAAAGG AGCCGAGGGTGTGGAGTATGCCGGGGCTGTCAGACCCAAGAGGACTGTGGCCGTTGCCGCATCTGCCTTCGCCCTCCCCGCCCTGGTCTCAGGCGCCAGTGGAAATGTGTCCAGCGACGTTGCCTACGG CACCTTGCTCACCGCCTGCGTCGCCGTCATCAGAGATGTCAGCGACGCACTCCCCTGACTGTGGCTCCCCCCACT GGTAAACATGGCCGCCGCAGGGGAGCCTGTGACTCCAAGATGGCTGCCAGGCGGCGTCCCAGTGCCCAGCCAttgcctccacctccaccatcacAGCCCCCCGAGCCCACAGAGCCG cagcCCTACACGAACCGCCGGCAGAACCGCAAGTGCGGGGCCTGTGCAGCCTGCCTACGGCGGATGGACTGTGGCCGCTGCGACTTCTGCTGCGACAAGCCCAAATTCGGGGGCAGCAACCAGAAGCGCCAGAAGTGTCGTTGGCGCCAATGCCTGCAGTTTGCCATG AAGCGGCTGCTGCCCAGTGTCTGGTCAGAGTCTGAGGATGGGGCAGGATCGCCTCCACCTTACCGTCGTCGAAAGAGGCCCAGCTCTGCCCAACGGCACCATCTTGGCCCTACCTTGAAGCCCACCTTGGATACACGCACAGCCCGACCAGACCGTACCCAGGCTCCATCGAAGCAGGAAGCAGGTGGTGGCTTTGTGCTGCCTCCGCCTGGCACTGACCTTGTGTTTTTACGGGAGGGCGCAAGCAGTCCTGTGCAGGTGCCGGGCCCTGTTGCAGCTTCCACGGAAGCCCGGTTGCAG GAGGCCCAGTGCTCTGGCCTGAGTTGGGTTGTGGCCTTACCCCAGGTGAAGCAAGAGAAGGCGGATACCCAGGACGAGTGGACACCAGGCACAGCTGTCCTGACTTCTCCCGTATTGGTGCCTGGCTGCCCTAGCAAG GCAGTAGACCCAGGCCTGCCATCTGTGAAGCAAGAGCCACCTGACCCTGAGGAGGACAAGGAGGAGAACAAGGATGACTCTGCCTCCAAATTGGCcccagaggaggaggcaggaggggctggcACACCCGTG ATCACGGAGATTTTCAGCCTGGGTGGAACCCGCTTCCGAGACACAGCGGTCTGGTTGCCAAG GTCCAAAGACCTTAAAAAACCTGGAGCTAGAAAGCAGTAG
- the MBD1 gene encoding methyl-CpG-binding domain protein 1 isoform X40, with amino-acid sequence MGGFRLRTGRNGAQNSDRLLLLPVASMAEDWLDCPALGPGWKRREVFRKSGATCGRSDTYYQSPTGDRIRSKVELTRYLGPACDLSLFDFKQGILCYPAPKAHSVAVTSKKRKKPSRPSKTRKHQVGPQGGEVRKRQVGPQSGEIRKEAPKDETKADTVTVPASFPAPGCCENCGISFSGDSTQRQRLKTLCKDCRAQRIAFNREQRMFKRVGCGECAACQVTEDCGACSTCLLQLPHDVASGLFCKCERRRCLRIVERSRGCGVCRGCQTQEDCGRCRICLRPPRPGLRRQWKCVQRRCLRHLAHRLRRRHQRCQRRTPLTVAPPTGKHGRRRGACDSKMAARRRPSAQPLPPPPPSQPPEPTEPHPRALAPSPPAEFIYYCVDEDELQPYTNRRQNRKCGACAACLRRMDCGRCDFCCDKPKFGGSNQKRQKCRWRQCLQFAMKRLLPSVWSESEDGAGSPPPYRRRKRPSSAQRHHLGPTLKPTLDTRTARPDRTQAPSKQEAGGGFVLPPPGTDLVFLREGASSPVQVPGPVAASTEARLQAVDPGLPSVKQEPPDPEEDKEENKDDSASKLAPEEEAGGAGTPVITEIFSLGGTRFRDTAVWLPRSKDLKKPGARKQ; translated from the exons ATGGGGGGATTTAGGCTCAGGACGGGAAGGAATGGAGCGCAGAACTCTGACAG GCTACTGCTGCTTCCCGTGGCCTCCATGGCTGAGGACTGGCTGGACTGCCCAGCCCTGGGCCCTGGCTGGAAGCGCCGTGAAGTCTTTCGCAAGTCAGGGGCTACCTGTGGACGCTCAGACACCTATTACCAGAG CCCCACAGGAGACAGGATCCGAAGCAAAGTCGAGCTGACTCGATACCTGGGCCCTGCGTGTGATCTCTCCCTCTTCGACTTCAAACAAGGCATCTTGTGTTATCCAGCCCCCAAG GCCCATTCTGTGGCTGTCACCAGCAAGAAGCGAAAGAAGCCTTCCAGACCATCCAAGACTCGAAAACATCAGGTTGGACCCCAGGGTGGTGAGGTCAGGAAACGTCAGGTTGGACCCCAGAGTGGTGAGATCAGGAAAGAGGCCCCAAAGGATGAGACCAAGGCTGACACTGTCACAGTCCCAGCTTCATTCCCTGCTCCTGG ATGCTGTGAGAACTGTGGAATCAGCTTCTCAGGGGATAGCACCCAAAGACAGCGGCTCAAAACATTGTGCAAAGACTGCCGAG CACAGAGAATTGCGTTCAACAGGGAACAGAGAATGTTTAAG CGTGTGGGCTGTGGGGAGTGTGCAGCCTGCCAGGTAACAGAAGACTGTGGGGCCTGCTCCACCTGCCTCCTGCAGCTGCCCCATGATGTGGCATCGGGGCTGTTCTGCAAGTGTGAGCGGAGACGCTGCCTCCGGATTGTGGAAAGG AGCCGAGGGTGTGGAGTATGCCGGGGCTGTCAGACCCAAGAGGACTGTGGCCGTTGCCGCATCTGCCTTCGCCCTCCCCGCCCTGGTCTCAGGCGCCAGTGGAAATGTGTCCAGCGACGTTGCCTACGG CACCTTGCTCACCGCCTGCGTCGCCGTCATCAGAGATGTCAGCGACGCACTCCCCTGACTGTGGCTCCCCCCACT GGTAAACATGGCCGCCGCAGGGGAGCCTGTGACTCCAAGATGGCTGCCAGGCGGCGTCCCAGTGCCCAGCCAttgcctccacctccaccatcacAGCCCCCCGAGCCCACAGAGCCG CACCCCAGAGCCCTGGCCCCCTCGCCACCTGCCGAGTTCATCTATTACTGTGTAGACGAGGACGAGCTA cagcCCTACACGAACCGCCGGCAGAACCGCAAGTGCGGGGCCTGTGCAGCCTGCCTACGGCGGATGGACTGTGGCCGCTGCGACTTCTGCTGCGACAAGCCCAAATTCGGGGGCAGCAACCAGAAGCGCCAGAAGTGTCGTTGGCGCCAATGCCTGCAGTTTGCCATG AAGCGGCTGCTGCCCAGTGTCTGGTCAGAGTCTGAGGATGGGGCAGGATCGCCTCCACCTTACCGTCGTCGAAAGAGGCCCAGCTCTGCCCAACGGCACCATCTTGGCCCTACCTTGAAGCCCACCTTGGATACACGCACAGCCCGACCAGACCGTACCCAGGCTCCATCGAAGCAGGAAGCAGGTGGTGGCTTTGTGCTGCCTCCGCCTGGCACTGACCTTGTGTTTTTACGGGAGGGCGCAAGCAGTCCTGTGCAGGTGCCGGGCCCTGTTGCAGCTTCCACGGAAGCCCGGTTGCAG GCAGTAGACCCAGGCCTGCCATCTGTGAAGCAAGAGCCACCTGACCCTGAGGAGGACAAGGAGGAGAACAAGGATGACTCTGCCTCCAAATTGGCcccagaggaggaggcaggaggggctggcACACCCGTG ATCACGGAGATTTTCAGCCTGGGTGGAACCCGCTTCCGAGACACAGCGGTCTGGTTGCCAAG GTCCAAAGACCTTAAAAAACCTGGAGCTAGAAAGCAGTAG
- the MBD1 gene encoding methyl-CpG-binding domain protein 1 isoform X14 yields the protein MGGFRLRTGRNGAQNSDRLLLLPVASMAEDWLDCPALGPGWKRREVFRKSGATCGRSDTYYQSPTGDRIRSKVELTRYLGPACDLSLFDFKQGILCYPAPKAHSVAVTSKKRKKPSRPSKTRKHQVGPQGGEVRKRQVGPQSGEIRKEAPKDETKADTVTVPASFPAPGCCENCGISFSGDSTQRQRLKTLCKDCRAQRIAFNREQRMFKRVGCGECAACQVTEDCGACSTCLLQLPHDVASGLFCKCERRRCLRIVERSRGCGVCRGCQTQEDCGRCRICLRPPRPGLRRQWKCVQRRCLRHLAHRLRRRHQRCQRRTPLTVAPPTGKHGRRRGACDSKMAARRRPSAQPLPPPPPSQPPEPTEPHPRALAPSPPAEFIYYCVDEDELQPYTNRRQNRKCGACAACLRRMDCGRCDFCCDKPKFGGSNQKRQKCRWRQCLQFAMKRLLPSVWSESEDGAGSPPPYRRRKRPSSAQRHHLGPTLKPTLDTRTARPDRTQAPSKQEAGGGFVLPPPGTDLVFLREGASSPVQVPGPVAASTEARLQVKQEKADTQDEWTPGTAVLTSPVLVPGCPSKAVDPGLPSVKQEPPDPEEDKEENKDDSASKLAPEEEAGGAGTPVITEIFSLGGTRFRDTAVWLPSLQGRHSGREDGCKMWETKDTVETTSTSWNRRGWPGTHVSLSPPPASVMWVSCRRSWCPSSQS from the exons ATGGGGGGATTTAGGCTCAGGACGGGAAGGAATGGAGCGCAGAACTCTGACAG GCTACTGCTGCTTCCCGTGGCCTCCATGGCTGAGGACTGGCTGGACTGCCCAGCCCTGGGCCCTGGCTGGAAGCGCCGTGAAGTCTTTCGCAAGTCAGGGGCTACCTGTGGACGCTCAGACACCTATTACCAGAG CCCCACAGGAGACAGGATCCGAAGCAAAGTCGAGCTGACTCGATACCTGGGCCCTGCGTGTGATCTCTCCCTCTTCGACTTCAAACAAGGCATCTTGTGTTATCCAGCCCCCAAG GCCCATTCTGTGGCTGTCACCAGCAAGAAGCGAAAGAAGCCTTCCAGACCATCCAAGACTCGAAAACATCAGGTTGGACCCCAGGGTGGTGAGGTCAGGAAACGTCAGGTTGGACCCCAGAGTGGTGAGATCAGGAAAGAGGCCCCAAAGGATGAGACCAAGGCTGACACTGTCACAGTCCCAGCTTCATTCCCTGCTCCTGG ATGCTGTGAGAACTGTGGAATCAGCTTCTCAGGGGATAGCACCCAAAGACAGCGGCTCAAAACATTGTGCAAAGACTGCCGAG CACAGAGAATTGCGTTCAACAGGGAACAGAGAATGTTTAAG CGTGTGGGCTGTGGGGAGTGTGCAGCCTGCCAGGTAACAGAAGACTGTGGGGCCTGCTCCACCTGCCTCCTGCAGCTGCCCCATGATGTGGCATCGGGGCTGTTCTGCAAGTGTGAGCGGAGACGCTGCCTCCGGATTGTGGAAAGG AGCCGAGGGTGTGGAGTATGCCGGGGCTGTCAGACCCAAGAGGACTGTGGCCGTTGCCGCATCTGCCTTCGCCCTCCCCGCCCTGGTCTCAGGCGCCAGTGGAAATGTGTCCAGCGACGTTGCCTACGG CACCTTGCTCACCGCCTGCGTCGCCGTCATCAGAGATGTCAGCGACGCACTCCCCTGACTGTGGCTCCCCCCACT GGTAAACATGGCCGCCGCAGGGGAGCCTGTGACTCCAAGATGGCTGCCAGGCGGCGTCCCAGTGCCCAGCCAttgcctccacctccaccatcacAGCCCCCCGAGCCCACAGAGCCG CACCCCAGAGCCCTGGCCCCCTCGCCACCTGCCGAGTTCATCTATTACTGTGTAGACGAGGACGAGCTA cagcCCTACACGAACCGCCGGCAGAACCGCAAGTGCGGGGCCTGTGCAGCCTGCCTACGGCGGATGGACTGTGGCCGCTGCGACTTCTGCTGCGACAAGCCCAAATTCGGGGGCAGCAACCAGAAGCGCCAGAAGTGTCGTTGGCGCCAATGCCTGCAGTTTGCCATG AAGCGGCTGCTGCCCAGTGTCTGGTCAGAGTCTGAGGATGGGGCAGGATCGCCTCCACCTTACCGTCGTCGAAAGAGGCCCAGCTCTGCCCAACGGCACCATCTTGGCCCTACCTTGAAGCCCACCTTGGATACACGCACAGCCCGACCAGACCGTACCCAGGCTCCATCGAAGCAGGAAGCAGGTGGTGGCTTTGTGCTGCCTCCGCCTGGCACTGACCTTGTGTTTTTACGGGAGGGCGCAAGCAGTCCTGTGCAGGTGCCGGGCCCTGTTGCAGCTTCCACGGAAGCCCGGTTGCAG GTGAAGCAAGAGAAGGCGGATACCCAGGACGAGTGGACACCAGGCACAGCTGTCCTGACTTCTCCCGTATTGGTGCCTGGCTGCCCTAGCAAG GCAGTAGACCCAGGCCTGCCATCTGTGAAGCAAGAGCCACCTGACCCTGAGGAGGACAAGGAGGAGAACAAGGATGACTCTGCCTCCAAATTGGCcccagaggaggaggcaggaggggctggcACACCCGTG ATCACGGAGATTTTCAGCCTGGGTGGAACCCGCTTCCGAGACACAGCGGTCTGGTTGCCAAG